The Acinonyx jubatus isolate Ajub_Pintada_27869175 chromosome F2, VMU_Ajub_asm_v1.0, whole genome shotgun sequence DNA window catactctgtctctctcaaaaataaacaaacattaaagaataaaaattaaaaaaaataaagtggcacAAAAAGAAAGATCCCATTGAGCCAATAGGTGGCAGTGATTCCGTTAGCGATGGTGAAAGGGgtcctacacagtaaccctcctctgTCTTGTCTCCCTCATACTAggcacaaaggttttcaaaggcaagtgcaggttatttttctattttgtattatgttacaatattgtaatcatttttataccaatgtttttgggttgtggaatcaatcatctgagtttccatcatTTCTTATGGGGACACTCGCTTTGGATTACATGCATGTTTTTGGAACAagttatgcttgcaaaccaaggtttaaCTGTGTCAAACACACGTAAACTTGCAGCGTATGTGATGTGGCGCGGGACAGAGCTCAGACACCCGCTTACCATCCACACGGCTCAGGAACTAGCTGCCACTCAAAAACGGGAGCCCACGTGGCCTCGCCTGCCTGAGGAGCCGTTGTCTTGAGTTTGGTGTGAGCTGTTCTTTCGTCTCTGTCTCGTTTTACTGCACTGATATTTCCAAACAACTTGCTGTTCAGTTCTGCGCTTTATAATAATGACCTCCTGTGACCGACTGACTTCGCTCAGCGTTCTGAGATGCACAGGTGGTGGTGAGGGTCTGCCCACTGTTGATgcacatttgagttatttccaacTTTTCTGACAGTCCGCGTGCTAAACGTCGCTGCACGTGGCTTTCTGGGCACCCACACAAAAGTTCTGTAAGATATTTTAAGAAGTGAAATTTCTACATGAGCACGACAGGGCACATCTTTAACTTGCTAGGACGTGCTCTTTTTGTTGCTGAACAGATAGATACCTTTTTAAAATCCCATATTGTTACCAGCACATCAAACCCAATGGGCTTCTGTCCCTGTGGTAAAGTCGACATGGTGTTGATTACTTCAGCCATCGGAAGCGCACGATTAAGCGGCATTGAGTACCCACGACGCTGTGTACCCACCACCGCGATCTACACCCCTAACCTGGTTACCGTGCCCGTCAGAAACGCTGCACCCGTGAAGGTCTCCCGTCCccgcccctggtaacctctactCTGCTGTTCTGTCTGCGCGCCGCACAGCAGCCGGCAGGGCCACGTCCAGCTTCTCTCACTCGGCACCGTTTCCGCAGTGTGGCGGCGGGCGTGGGGGCTCGTTCCTCTTTCGGCCGAGTAGCACTTCGTCAAGTGGCTACACCACGTCTCGTGCAGCTGTTTCATCTGGTGAGACTCCCGGGGCATGTCCGCTGACGGCCACCGCGAACGACGCTGCCCCGCGCCTCCACGCACCTGCTTGATTCCGCATACACAGCGCAGTGAACTCCGCCGACCTTCAACGTGACAACGGGCTACACCCTCGCTGACGCCTTACTTGGGACTGTTGTCAGATGCCACGGAGACAGCAGCATCGCCTGCTACACGCCCAGGAAGGGTTTCCCATTCCAGGCCGTGCGCACACGTTACTCCCGGCCTGGCTCCAGGTGGCGCCGAGAGGAAACcctgagggcgggggggggggggggggggggggggggcactggccACACGGAGCCTGAGGGCACAGCGCAGCTACGGTTTGGGGAGATATTCTGCATCGGCTTTAGAAAATTCTATTGTATTCCTTATTTGCGGATGTTGgattttagcaaatatttctgCAGCTGTTAAGATAATAATATCTGTTAGTGTGAGAAATGATAGCCGTTTTaagccacactggccttcctgAAACAACCCAGTCTGGTCATGCTCCACGACGTTTCCCCGCCGCGCTGGACGCGGCCTGTCGCTATTCCGTCGGGGAGCAGGCGGCGCTGGCTGTGGCGCTGACGTCACGGCTCTACTAGCTCATAAAAGGTGAGCCGGTTCTTCTTTCCAGTGTCTGAGTCCACACAGGActagaattttctgtttcttgaactcACAGTACCTGACTTGAATTCTTTGGGGACACACTCTGTGCAGCAGTGACAGGGTCTTTGGGCGGCGCCCTCTCGTGCTGACTTCACCACCTGCCCTTTCTCCTAAAACCCGCCTCGTACGCGCTCACATCCACTGGCTCGTGCGCTGTCTTTTCCTCCGACGACCTGCTGTCACCTTCCCTCTGCATCCATAGCAGTTTACggctccttcccttttcctggaCTCCATTGTCACACGATGCCAGCTTTAACAATccgtttttcctttttaaaattttattatagagagagcgcaagtgggatggaggagctgagagaggggaagagagcgagagagagagatgggggaggaatttcaagcaggttccacgctcagcacggagtccgatgcggggctcgatcccatgcccctgggaccaggatctgagctgaaatcaagagtcggacactcagctgaccaAGCTGCGCCCAGAAGCCACAACGGTCCTTTCAAACAACCAACTTCTGCCTGTGTAATTCTCTCGACAGCCTCCACTCCCACTGGTTTTGATACTTTCGGGCGTGTTACTTGCCCCCTTCTGCTGCTGTTCTTATGAAGCCGGAGGCCCAGCTCGCCGACTCCTAGCTCGCCCGCTGGCGTCCCCACTGCTGGCTGCAGTGGCTCCCAGAGGTTCTGGCAGGTCCTGTTTCAGcgtcctggaggctggaggacTTTATAactttcattatgtattttttttcttttgagtcagGTTATTGAGAGGGTTTTTTCCCTAGGATATGAGTTTCGTttgaacaacaacagaaaaaccaTCAAGGCAGAGATTAATCTGGGAGATCTGGCTCTGGGGCCTGGCGGCGGTGCGCTACCACGGCGGCGAACGCAGAAGAAACGGCCCATCTGCCTCGCCAGAGCGCCAGGAGGCAAAAGTGGCCACTAACCGAGTTGAGTTTGACTTCGTGATTTTTCTCGTGATTGTaagctgtatttaaaaaacatttccaagtctatttttttttcaacttttttttttaatttttatttttgggacagagagagagacagagcatgaacgggggaggggcagagagagagggagacacagaatcggaaacaggctccaggctccgagccatcagcccagagcccgacgcggggctcgaactcacggaccgcgagatcgtgacctggctgaagccggacgctcaaccgacggcgccacccaggcgccccccaagtctcttttttttaagtgtttttctgtTGTTCTCCAGGCTGATGCTGTTGAAATCAGCCGCGGTCCTACCGGGAGGGGCCCCAAGGGCCAGCGGTACGGGCACCGCTCACGCACGGGAGCTAACATCCACCTCGCTAAGAACACAACACGTGACGggaagctctatgcccaacgtggggctgaactcaggaccccgagaTGGAGAGTTGCACAATGTACCAGCTaccgcctgagccagccaggcgcgcTAAGGGCTGACGTTCTTACAACAGTTAGGGGGCGCCGGCCCTGCGCTCGGGACGTCCCATCTTAACTCACTGGATCAGGTGAAGCACCATCAGCATCCCTGTGTCGTCcctgaggaaaccgaggcagcaCAAGGAGGTTAAGTGATGTGCCCAAGGTCTCCTATCTCCACGGTGCCAGTGCCGGCTCAGGACGGCAGCCCCTGGCCGGAGAGCCCGAGCCCTTCACCACTCGCTTCCTTTCCAGAAATCAAAgccagagaggggcgcctgggtggctcagtcggttaagtgtccgacttcggctcaggtcatgatctcacagttcgtgggttcgagccttgcattgggctctgtgctgacagctcagagtctggaacctgcttcagattctgtgtctccctctctctctgttcctcccctgctcatgctctgtctctctccttcaaaataaataaaaacattttaaaaaaattaaaaaaaaaaagaaatcaaagccagAGAATCAGAGTATGTTTCTTTATGGACACCCACCTGCCTGCTGCTGGAGAGGCTGGGGCAAGCCTGCCATCCTTGGGCTGTGGGGGCGCCCATCTGGCACGGCCAGGAGGAGGGGATTTGCCAGAATGGTCTCCACCTGTCGATTCCCTTTCTGGGGATCTGTCCTGCTGGCCCGAAATGCAGACGAGATATTTATCTCAGCGTGATTTATAATGCCCTAAACCAGAAACAGCCTACGTGCCCTTCTTAGGAAACCGTTAACCCTTCTCGTCAACGCACCATTAGGCAGCGGTACAAGTAAGGTGTGCAGCCTTCAGGATAACAGAGAAAGCGGTGGTTTCGCTCCCTCGTACGTCACGTGTTGTAACATACACGTTATGTAACGATACGTTACGTATTAACATACACATCCCAGGGTGTTATAATACTGtagtaaataaaaaccaaactaaaCTGAAGTGGCCTCAGACACCCTTGGACGTGCGTGGGCGCTGCCATGGCCATGGCGGACGTCCGCGTGTCCACACCCTGCCTTCCAGTACATCAAGATGGGCTCCCCCCACAGGGTTTCTTTCCACCTTCTGCGACCAGCTTCCCCTGCCAGCACCCAGTTCTGAAGGGCGGCGACATGCACCGACGGGTGGCCCTCACACACTTTCCATCCAGAACAGGCTCAAACTGGCTGCCGCCGGTTTCTGTAAATAAAGCTTCGCTGGCACACGTTCACGCCTGTGTTGTCTGTGAGTGCTGCCGCATGTCACAGCTGAGCTGAGTGCACACAGAGCCCGTGGGGCCCCACAGCCAAGCACAGTTACTATCCGGCCCTCAACAGAAAACACCCGCCGGCCTTGCTCTGGCTTCAGGACAGACCGACACTCAAGCGATTTGCTTCCTTGCTCTCAGCACACATACGTGTCTTACTTGTCTGTTTCTTTGAACTTGAAAGTGTACTCAAGGCATCATGACCCCGTGCCCCTGAAACCTTAGCGCGCACCTTTTACAAGGACAACGTCTGAGATGGGCCACAAACCACACCAACACGGGGAGCCTTGAAACCGAGGGCACTGCTGCCCAGTGGACAGTGTGGACACAGGTCTCACAGACGTCCCACGCGTGTCCTTTACAGCTGCCCTTCCAGCCCAGGCTCATACGCCGTGTCTCCCCTCTACATCCTGTCCCACCAGGGGCGAGCTGGGTCAGGTGTGGGAGGGCCTGCTGCGTGGGGGGCTCAGCTCAGGCAGAGGCGTGTACAACATCATAGCTTTTACAGAGAACAGGAGCAAACACCTAACCTGGAGAAACCTTCCCTCTGTGAGCACCTGCGCTCTGGCGTCTGGGACCACCTGTTTGGGAAACATGTCTGCATCCGAATTCAGGACCTTCTTCCAGGACAGAATCCCCATTTTGGGGGTCCAAATAGCTGCAAGTGTAGGTATCAACATTTTCCTAGTAAAAAGCTGTATTACCGCCTGGCCGACAGTCACCTCACTCCCCCTGTGCTGTCAAGAAATTCTGGGACAAACCGCACCCTGCTCTGCAGAGCATGGAACCCCATCCAGACCATTCCTGGAGGAAAACGGAGGGTGGGCACAGCATGTGGACTTGGCCGGGGGATAAGACGGAACTTGGAGGGCAGGCATTAAGAAGTGAAACTAACCTGGAGAGCTGATCCCCGGAGGGCAGGGCACACACACTGCCTCATGTCTGAAGACCCCCACGGCAGATGCAGGCTGGCTCGAAGCTGCCCTCACATCCTTGGGGCCCCCACCACGCGTCCAGGGCAGGAATCTCCCACGGTGGCAGCATCTAGGTCCTGAGTGGTCCATCTGGGTGAGTCGGGCTGCTCACCCGGGGTtgggggctgggccagggggTCCAGTTCCTGGGGatgcagtgggggaaggggaagctgAGTCCCAGGACTGGTGCTCCAGCCCAAGgagggaagccagacacaaaccACAGGACTGTCACCACGGCCAGCCGAGTGGGGACAGCAGGTGTCTGGTGCAGCGCCGTGGGGACCTGACCGCAGGCCTCCTGCCAGGCTGTGCGGGGATGGGCTCGGGACCAGCAGGTCAGCAGTCTGCAGCCTGAAGTCTTCGAAGGAGCAGGTGAAAAGGCAGAGACCAGAGCGGGTGCCACAGGGAGGCCGCAGGGGGAGGTGCTGGGCCGCTCGCAAGCTCCAGCTGTCCCTCCCGCCCAGACGGCCGTGACACAATCACACTCACCGTCTCTGGTGACGCAGCTGCACGTGTCTCCCATGTTATCACAGTGTCTCGACCTGGAGATGGCCTGTACCCCACTCTAGCACGTGTGTACCGGGCTGGGCTGACCGTCCCGATGGTGGTGGAGACCCACAAGCACAGGTGCACTGAGCGCACGGCCCGCGGGCGCCCGGCCTCCATCAGACGTCGGATGGGGGACGGCGGGACAGGCCCACCCTGGATGGTTCTCACGGGCGCGAATGCCGACTCTCGGCAGACGGCTTCCCCACGCTCAGTGCTTCTTCCGCGGGTGGCGTTTCCGATGGCGAATGAGACATGAGCTGTAGgcgaaggctttcccacattccttgcaTTCGTACGGCTTCTCCCCAGTGTGCGTTTTCTGATGTTTTAGGAGATTCGAACTGCAGttaaaggccttcccacattcactgcatttAAAGGGCTTCTCTCCGGTGTGGATTCTCTGGTGCTTGGTGACGTCAGAGCTGTGCCTGAACAGCTTCCCACACCGATCACATTTGAagggcttctctccagtgtgaaccCGCTGGTGGCGGAGGTGGTCTGTCTTATGCTTAAAGATGCGTCCACACTCGCTGCACCCATAGGGCttctttctctgaaaaggaaTGAACACGGGAACCCCCTCGAAGTCATCTTTAAACGAAGCATCGAAGGCATCAAACAAATGTTCCTCATCCTCAGGACTCGGGCTGGGTTCCTTGCCGTGCTTTTTGGCCAACGTGGACCTCTTGCTTGGCCTTTCCTCCCCAGACGACGCTTTCTCTCCTTTGGGTGTGTCCTTCAGTGAATGCACTTCCTCCTCTGGGGTCTGGGCCTTCCTTCCACCCATGGGCTTTTCCATCGTCCTTTGTTCCCAGGAGGAGGGGCCACTGGAAGCCGGGAAGGGCTACTGGGGAAGGCCGGGCCGGATTCTCCACTTCTGCAGAAAGCTCGTTCTTTACACACAGCTTTTCATCTGTCCGAGCTTGTACCGAAGGCTCTGGAACGGAATGTCTGCACCAGAGAGAGACTCCACCAACCCCTGTGCTGGTGGAGAAGCCACAGCAGGACTGTTAGATCGCACCAGCGTCCGGGAAGAGCACAGCTGGGACTCTCGTGGCACAGAATCACTAAGGGACGGATGGGGGCGGGGCGCGCTGGGGAATTTGGCCCCTTCCGTTCCCCGCTTGTGTGCTCGTTCCCCTTGGACGTCTCCTGAGCCTCTCAAACTGGACGTGACCAAACGGGACGCTCGCTCTAACCCTCTCCCTGGGGCGGTGCCTCCGGGCCTGTGTCTGGTAGGATCTGACACGTACCACGACCAGCAATCCCATGTGCTCCCCAAGTCGGGAGTTTCCCCCACCATTTTCTCCCTCCCATCTCCACTTCCTGTATTTGGGACCAGACGATGTGCTTTTGGGGCTCTAGGCTGAGAGGTGGCATGTGCCTGtcacttagagcctggagtctgagaTGGATCAGACTTGGGGCTGGCTCCCTAGTGGGCGCCCtaccctccccccatggtctgtCTCCACAGAGCAGCCAGTGAACCCCCTACCCCGTACCTGCCCCGGTGTCCCTCATACTTACAAGCCCTACACGCGCCTGACCGGGCCCATCCCTCGGCCCTCTCCTCACTCCCGTCCTCATGTCCAGCTTTCTTCAGACTCCTCAACCATACCCAGCGCTTCCTGCCTCAGTGTCGGGCTGATTCCAGAAACAGGCCAAGCGCAGGTTTTTGCGGGGCCGGCCCCTCACTTCATTAGGAGCTCTGCTCCAAGGGCCCTGCCCAGAGAGGCCTCCCGGACTCAACCAGTGCCCCCCAACTCCCTCTTCCCTAACCCGGCCCCAGACTTCCTTGTAGCACTTCACCAGAGCGAACTCCTCCCAGAGCCAAAGCCCAGGCAACGATCACCTAGACCTTGCTCACACTGTCACTGTCTGAAACACCTGACGGACCCTATCCCTAACTCCCTCTAACAGCATCCCAATTTCGCCACGAATTCAAACAGGGTTCACACAGCCCAGGTGTTCGCAGAAGCAGCACCTGCACGTCTCATCTTGTCTGCTGCCATTCCTCTCctgtctcttttctgtctcaTCTGTCAGCTTCCTGGACCTGCCTCTTCTCTCAGCGCTAACTGATGGAATTCTAGCAAAAAGCCTTGACAGACTGCAGGCTCTTTAACTGTTGGTGGAAGATATTCCATGAGattaaggcctttttttttttttttttttaaagaaaaagctccAAAGGCAGGTCCTGTTTTAATTTTCCAATATTCCTTGAAGACCTTCCTTGTTAAGACCTTCTTAACAAAGGTATCTCATGACCTATGACGACTACCTGTACCTACTAGGAGGCCCATAATCCTGACAAGCTGTCCTACCCCCAAATGGGATGCCCTACATGATAACACTCCGGgtgctgtatttttctttgaaacttcCTTTCCATCATCTACTTACTTACCATCCTTTTAATCTGTGTGCCTATCCAACTCTGTGCGTGAAAACACaggtttttaaagtaagctccatgcccaacgtggggcttgaactcaacaccccaagatgctctactgactaagccagccaggcacccccaagtgaTGTATGTTTTAAGGTATAAATACTCTGAATTCTCTTTAagcctttcctcttctcccccatGCAGAGGCAATACATAAGACGACTGTAGAAACTTCCCATCCTGATAAGGAGTTTGAGAATCTAGTTTcttctaaataaaaatgtttaggggcgtctgggtggctcagtaggttgagcgtccgactttggttcaggtcacgatctcgcggttcatgagttcgagccctgagaccggctggctgctgtcagcgcagaagccgcttcagaatctctgtctccctctctctctgcccctcccccgctcatactctctcaaagataaacttaaaaaacaacaacaaaaagaaataccctaagaattaacattaaaaaacaatgtttactTACACTTGATTGGGATTCAGGCCTATGTGGCCCCAAAGGCTCTACTGGAGGCAGCTTCTGGGAGGCTGTTCTGAGCATCAGGTGGGAGCCTGAATCGCAGGTAAAGGCAGCTCATCTGGGCTGAGGGGAGCATGTAGAAGTAAGAGGGGACCCCTGCTGGAGAGGGCAGGTGGACGGAGGGCAGAGGACCGAGGGCAGAGGATCGCCGCACCAGGCAAGGAGGCTGGAGTCTAGCTTCAGTGGGAGCCTGAAGGAAACCAAGAACCAACATGAAATGAAGACCCACCCAGCGGAGGGCCTGCGTGGGGTTTCTCTGTGCTCCGGTCTCCTATCAGGACTGCCACCGGGGCAGCAGCTGCCCTGAGATGTGGCTACTTGCGGGCAAGGGTCATGGCTTTTTCACCCCCGAATCCCTGGTTACTGGGCAGGAGCCAGCACATGCCTGTGCCCAGGAAACATTCTAGATAATCGACTTGTCTGCCTCAGTCGAGCTGGCAGGTGCTTGAAGGCAGCAACGGTATTTACCCACTTCTCTAAGTGCACAGCACGCCAAGTTATTAAATAGTTAAAAACGCGGTAGACCAGAGGTTCTGGCCCCTCACTTCACAGGCCTGTGGACACGAGTGCCCGCTGCAGCCGCACAGACCACTCAACCCACCTGGCCGGAGCAGGGGCGCCGGGCCCAAGGGCCGGTGCCCGCCGCGCAACGTCGGGGCAGCTCTTTTACTCTCTGGGCCAGGCCCCTTGTGCCACAAAGCGTTGGGGAGCCACCGCGGCCGGGGCCCCCGGAAGCCCCGCTCACCCTGGCCCCGTCCCCCTGCCTTCAGAAGCCGGGGTctcgggggggcggggggtctgCATCACTAGCGGGTCTGGGATCCACGGGCAAACGTGCACCCCAACAGTCTGCTGGGCCCCCTGCGGGCCAGCAGCCACGAGCCGTGccgaggagggggaaagggaccCCGAGGGGGCAGCACGACGCACCCCCGCCAACGACAGGGCCTCGTCAGCCAAGTGTGCAGGGCCCTGGGACGCCGCCTTCACCTCGATCCGCACGGAGCTGGTCCTCGCCCTCCTCCCCGCGGCGCCTGGGAGCCCAGAGAACCCGGAATCCCCGGCTGGAGGACGGGGCGAGCGCGCCCGCCACAAGGCGCCCGGGAACGACGTCCCCCGCGCCGGGCCCCGCCGCGCGCCAATCTTTCCGCGCCGGGCGACCGAGGCCCGCCCGGCCCAGCAGCCGGCCTCGGCGCCGACCGGAAGAGCCCGCCCCTTCCGGCGCCGCTCTAGGaggaggccccgcccccaggccgcTCAGTGGTACTCCGTGGacggccccgcccccagctcctGGTGCCCTTTCCTGGGAGGGCCTGCTCGTCCACCTTCCGCGCCCGTCCATGCTCTCACCTCTGCGCCCCCTCCCTCgcgcctgcccctccctcactccatcctcccttcctccaccctgtCCCTCATCCCTATGCTCACCCGAGACTCCTCTGTCACCCCTGCCCCCTCACTCACCCCTCTCCAGCCACCTGACTGCGCTACTCACACACAGCAGGTGCACTTGGCCTGTTCAGTTGCACTGGCAGCGTTCCCTCTGCCCGGATGCTCATCCCCAGCTATCTCCTTGGCGCACTCCCACCTCCTGCTCCGCGTCTCCAGGAAGCCCCGACTGCTCTCTCTATTAGTTTCCCGGTTCCCACAAATTTAGCTGCTTAAAACACTTGTTTGTTCCCTCACTTCCTTGGAATAGGTGTCCAGATGTCCTggcgtggcttagttggttccCTGCTTGCTCTTGCCAGGCTGCAGTCGTGGTGTCAGTGGCTGCATTCTCAGCTGGAGGCTCATCCGTGGAAGGATCCACTTCCACACTCCcgtggttgttggcaggattcattTCCCGGTGGCTGTGCCACTGAGGGCCTGCTTCCTTTGGCTTTTGGCTAGAGGCTGACCTTAGGTCCCGGTGGCCACCCACCATTCCCTGCCATGTGGCCCCTTCCAAGGCCAGTTCCCAGCATGGCTGTTTGCTCCTTCAGGGCCAGTGGGAGAGCCTCTCTTCCCAGGTTGCTCAGATGGACTGTCACAGAACATAGTCTAACCGCGGGAGTCACCTCTTGGTACCTTCCTCATATAACAACAGAACCATAGGCATTACCTCCTGTCACCATCATACAATGTGACCTAACTGCAGGAGTGACGACCTGTGTCACCTTAGAAGCAagtcccaggtgccccctgcGCTTGGAGAGGGGAGCAGAGTCCATAACTCCATAGTTGGTCTCTTCTCCCACCCCTGACTCCCCCGCCCGTCCTGCATTTTCTCAGAACACGTTCCACTAACACACTATGTAATCTCCTTATTAGTGTGTTTATCACGTACAGGCGCACCTAGGAGGGTGGGTTGGGTTCCAGACCATAGTAgtaaaagcaaatattgcaatgaAGTGagtcaaatgactttttttggtttcccagtggctataaaaattatgtttacacaaTACTGTGAGTTAttaagtgtgcaacagcattGTGTCTTTGAAAAAACAATGTATGTACCTTCATCACAAAAATACTCTCTTGCTAAAACCACCAGCTGAGCTTTTAGCCAGTGCGTCTCTGCTGGCCGAGGGTCTGCCCCGAGGACGATGGCTGCTGGGTGGTCCGCGTGGTGGCTGTGAAGCCGGGGCGGCGGTGGCCGGTTTCAAAATAAGACGGCAGCGTGAAGTTTGCTACGGCCGCGGATGCTTCCTTTCACGAACGATTTCTCTGGAGCaggtgatgctgtttgatagtaTTTCACTCTGGGCCACGGTAAAACTGTCCATTAGAATCACCCTAGCATccttgaaaaagttttttttcaggTGTCACACAAGAGCTGGTGAAGCAATGCCATAGGGGCTGAACCCCGTGATGCACGACCGTAGAGGCCCCCCGGTGACCCTCGTGGTCGGTCAGCTTAGGGGGCATCAGAAGGCAGGCCCCTCGGTGCAGTGCCGCTCAGCCAAAGCTGTGCATCTCAAACACCTGCACAGCTTAGGGAACCATTGCCTGGACCCCCCTCCCAGGGGTTCTAACTgatgggcaggggcagggaagtGGACACACAACActggcattaaaaaattttttttgaatgcttatttattttttgagagagagagagagagaaagagtgtgagcaggggagaggcagacacagaatctgaagcaggctccaggctctgagctgtccgcacagagcctgacgtggggctggaactcaggaaccttgagatcatgacctgagctaaagtcggacgtgtaactgactgagccacccaggcgctcccaacgCTGGTATTTTAAAAGTGCCCCTGGACGATTCTACTGGGCAGCCAGGTCCAGAGCCACACTGTTCGGGAGCACAGGTGTGGTGACGCACAAGGGGCTCAGTGAAGCCTTGGACGCGGAGCAAGGTGGAGACATAAGAGGCCATCAGGTTTAGTATGCTTCCAAGAAACGCTGATTCCTTACCTGTAGGCTTGTTCCTCAGTTATGGGTCACACACCTAGAAAAACTCACATCTGACTCCTGGAGCCTACAGTTTATGACAAGGTGAGCAGTAAGTACACTCATTCTCCAATTATGTGatcttccccatgttcatctgcgGACAGGTTCCCCCGGAGGCAAATTACTAGGGTGTCGCGTGGGTGGG harbors:
- the ZFP41 gene encoding zinc finger protein 41 homolog — translated: MEKPMGGRKAQTPEEEVHSLKDTPKGEKASSGEERPSKRSTLAKKHGKEPSPSPEDEEHLFDAFDASFKDDFEGVPVFIPFQRKKPYGCSECGRIFKHKTDHLRHQRVHTGEKPFKCDRCGKLFRHSSDVTKHQRIHTGEKPFKCSECGKAFNCSSNLLKHQKTHTGEKPYECKECGKAFAYSSCLIRHRKRHPRKKH